GATCTGATTTTATGAATTACTGTATTGAATAAACTGTATATTTGATATCCAAACATCTCAAGATTTTGTTCATCATATTTAAAGTGGGGAATTTCCACGAGAGATCTTATACAGTGAAAAATGAAATCTATCAAATATTGTTCAATTATTGTCAGCATTGTCAAATGTTAGTGCAAATGCAACAAAAAGTAAATTAGGATTTATTAGATCGGTATACTGCAATTCGGTGATTCAATGCCGGAAATACCCATTTTACACTATACATGAATTATCGCTTCAAAGAGCTAGAAAAAAAACTACCACTAACACAagtatgtatacagtaaatactTAGCAATACGGGGGTTTTCAGATGCTAAAACGACGtaggtaaagtacaatttaccatcaattagtcccaccttccggtgttGTCATCATTTGATATGaattttgtgatgtcataatcacaAATGATGGGTctaatcaacggtaaattgtactttaacCATGTCATTTTGGAATCTCTAAACCTCTGAGTTGTTGAGTATTTAAAACATCGTTATTTAAGCGGTAGTTTTTTCAGCGCTTCAAAGCAAAAGACAAATTAAAGTCAAAACAGAAGTTTTTCTGCTGATGTACATATAAAAGTAACTTATGTGAATAAATTTGTCTTCAGTAATTACATGCAGTTTTGAGAAATCAAATGATGCGAGGTATCATCAATATTGTTATAATTCCACCCTTctattatcaaatatcatagTTTCCTGACTTAAGAAGctctgttacatatatatgtgacaTGAAATGTTGTTAATTAAGCCTTAGATATGCTTGAGCTGATGTCGGAGAGATTTTGTGAGGTTTTGGACTACTTTTCGGCATTaactttaaaaaacaaaatttaaaatcaataacttCACTCATTCTTATTCGGGATCTTGTATTTCTGATGctcaattaattaaaataatatcaatattacgTCATTAAAgctataaaataattattaataacatacatgtaaacgcataatggaaatacatgtacatgtaagacAATTGTAACTGTTTAACAGTGTGTAGTCTATACAATTTACAAACGATATTACAATGTACacttaattttcaaaatctatattataatattcttaATAGATTTGATATGATTTCATTACTTTTAAAGCATTGTCGGTCAATTTCACATCTCTATTTTTGTGGATATTTCTcattaaaactgaaaaataagTGACAATTACAGATCTAAAACAACTTCTGATTCAGTGCACATGTACACACCAGTGCTACATGCATTCAGTCACAGAAGGATGAACGATAAGCTTTCAGACTGTTTTTAAACTAGACTCCTTTTTGAGGCTCCTGGTAAACTTTGAGGCGTTCTGGAGGGACAGTCTCCTTTCAAGTTTAACAGACAGCTAGATCTCACAGAGCATTACATGGAAGTCCTTCACACCCTTTCTGTGAACAACTACAGCTCCGAAAGTTCCCAAGTACATCTCCTGACGTTCTTAGACCATTACAAACACAGGGCTTAGCACAACTCGTTGACGCCCCGAAACCGTTACAAACACAGGGCTTAGCACAACTCGCTGACGCCCCGAGACCATTACAAACGCAGGGCTTAGTACAACTTGCTGATGTCCTTAGACCATAATCAGCACGGGGATAAGTATAATCTTTCACCTTTAAATCTTCACAGGAGTCAAAATTATACTGGCTGAAGTACAATCTCTGTATAATGAAGTACAAAAACAGATGCCACATTGACACACAATCAATCTAATTTAGTTTATGAGATCTTCAAGTTATTTCTTCTTGTCTTCCTTACAAGCGATAACATAACGTTGTGCTACCATCAAGGGAGGAGAATAGCCGTCCTGATAGGATGTGTCTTCAAATAGTACAGAATAGTCGTCTTGTGGCTGAAAACAAAGGACAGACTTCATTTATATAATCACATACTTCagttacatgtaaaacattgatTCCAATAGaatgataaatgtatatctCTGTTCAGCAGAATTATTTGCAGCATGGAAATTTTTGCTTATAATACTGGAAACAAACTTTTTTCAGGCGCTATTTATTTTCACCAATTTCGTAATCAAGGTAAATTCACAAAAGTATGTCACTGCGAAATTATTTCTTAAGAGTATTTTTGCACAATTAAATTCTGTGAGGGTGACAGTGCCCTTGTCAAACCACATGGAAATTTTTGCTTATAATACTGGAAACAAACTTTTTTCAGGCGCTATTTATTTTCACCAATTTCGTAATCAAGGTAAATTCACAAAAGTATGTTACTGCGAAATTATTTCTTAGAAAATTTTTGCACAATTAAATTCTGTGAGGGTGACAGTGCCCTTGTCTAGGCCATTAATTGGACAATGCCAATAGTGATACCCATGTGCTGCCTGCTTTTGGCAGACTACAGAAAAACCATaccatgtaaaaaaaatatatttgctgACTTACTTTTTTAGGAGGTTCGTGTATAAGGGCTCTATAAAAACAGGTTGTCTGTGGATACAAGGCTAGCACcaactgtaaacaaacaaatatataaattacagattGAAATTCAGTCCAGAGGCGAACTGGATTTGTACTCGTCTAAGAAGAGAAGTTTTCCGAGAAAATCTTTCAGCATATAGACGAAAGAAGCAGAAGAGCTTCAGATTGAGAGAACGGAAGATATATTCTAGGAGAAAAAGAGGGCAAATCGAGTTAGGCTAAGAACAAAGTTTCTGGGTATTGTTGAAGCAATTCAATTGTCATGTCCCCTTCCAACTCTACAAACAATTGTAATACTgactttaaaaaaagaaaactcaAATGATCAAAACCATGAAATAGTATTTCTTATCATTAAATGACACTTAATCACAAAGCAAGAACAAAATACTTTGGTCCCTGTAAAAAGCCCAAACAAACACAAGCTATTACATGAAAACTGAAAATAACATACGTTAGTATAGCATTATTGATAAAATCTTTTTCCTTTTCGTTTTTTGTTGAGCAAAAATATGATTGTACAAAATGATCTTCTATTAAGACTTTACATAGCAACTATTGCCAATGTGTAAGTTCCTCACATTGCTAACAGGTTCAAAAACCAATTCTTCCCTAAAGTTTGCCAAACAAGACAAGCATGATAAATTTCATAAACAGACCAAAATGCTTTTAccacacaaatttattagattcctcttaatataaactttatttactttaaaaaaaccaacatgcatttatgaaagaaattatgtttattatatcCAGTAACTGCCACACATACTGAACAATAACCAATACATTTGCCATTAATGTTGGCACAGAGGGAAGCATGCGAGGGGTCCATCACATACAAGGACACGTTCAGTACCCTAATTGAACTCaccatattttttgtaaataatgcTTCTGGGTCTGTTTCTGGGTTAGCTTTCCATATTGGTAGTGGAACAATTCTCCTCTTACTGAGGGTGTGTCGTCTGAAGTCACAAAAACATGGTGTCATCATCATTATGCATGTATATTACCGTATTCGGCTCAAAAAATCCCCTCATCGTGTATTTTGAAGCATCAATTTCACTTACCTCAAATGAAATACAGACTGATaatgtgtaaacaatatatgtttctttgatttcttttgcaaattagTGATTTAAGGATTACTTCACACGAAAATTTTATGAAAAGCTTATGTCCAAATTCGGCTCTATGACCACCAAGCACAtccttatttttcattttacaaacaCCTaagcacttattgggtcaaatatggtatgcGTATTATAAGTTTATAATATGATGTAAGCTATTTACAGGATGTGCTAGCAGTAAATGATGTCACTGAATCTTCATTGGAAtactattttacaaaatttagtgATGTACATTAGCACttcaaaaaaaaactaaaaagaaaatatcactaaaataaacatgtttacagtattttgtctttgcatattacaaagtaagctcccttgcgggtaggtattcaATGTGACATCAATATCTTATGCGTccaattcacgttgttttctccgaCGGAATGACATTACACTCGCAAACGCATGACAACACAATCAAaatctacccgcaagggcagataactctataatatgcaaatgcagaatattGAGATACCTATAAATATGGACATGATTTTAAACAACACTATGTGTTTATGGTCTACCAATACTAACTCTTTTCCTTCGTCTGCGTCAATATCGTCGACGTCATATTTATTGGTGGAGGAGTTGAATGTCACAACTTCTGCCAGGATCCAGTTCTCCTCGTCATCTGAGCGAACTCTGGCTGCTACCTTGTCTCCAGGCTTGGCCACATAGTTATTATCTGCTGTGATAGCTCCACATAGGGGTGGGGGCCTGAAACAAAAGATGGAGAATATCTTCAATACATGCTGGTATGTACATAActcaaaatcatttatttcaattgGTTTCCTCTCCATTTGCAGTTAACTCTTTCGTTTCTCAAGCTGGACCAGTTCATTATCTCATTACAGGGGTGAATAATTTATGTTTAACCTGTTTCCCCTAAACTCATAATTAAACTATTCTGTTCCTAAAGCTGGACCAGTAATTATCTAAATACAGGGTTGAATCATTTGCATCAAATTCTTCATTAAATTTTTACCCCTCAATTCACAATTGAACTTTTCCACTCCTAACGTTGGCCTagttcattatcattatctCATTACAGGGATGAATCATTTACTAATTCCCCCTCTATTTTCTATTGCACTTTTCCATTCCCCAAGATGGGCCAGTTCATTATCTTATTACAGGGGTAAATAATCCctgaatacattttttttcccCCAATTATTCTTAAGACTAAGGACAGTTCATTAGGGATATAAAGGATACATATTTCTAATCtaaatttctttaatttcataatGCAGAAAAACTCACTTTTCACCAGGCTTGCTGACCCATAGGGGCAATGTCTGTGCATTTTGTTGTAACATCGTCATCAACACACCTCGCCTCATAATCGGTTTGGGACGATCAGAGTCTGGAAGAAATGGTTTTTGACCATAACTTATTTACCAGTAAGTAAAAATTTCACCTTGAATGTTTGTGCGAAGGGAGATCACTCTTAAAATGGCTGAAACAACTAAAATCTGACCATGCACATGCATGGAAAACGTTTATAGTTCAAAGGAAATCCAAGGTCTTTTTTAATCAAGTTTTTTCGTGCAAATAGTCATACATTCTAAATATTCTTGCTCTTTTTTAACAAAGGCTTAGCAATTGCAAATTTTAGATCCAATGACGATTAACTTCTGTGACTGTTTCACAGTCTGAATCTTTAAATTTTCATTCTGACTtcttacttttaaaaaaaatatctaaataattgTTCACTACTTCTAAAGAAATTCTGACTTACTGGATTGTTGTAAAGAGGGTATGATTCCATCACTTTACTTTTAATTTTACCAAGTTGCTTACTTTTTACCTTTAATTCTTTAATTACCAAGTTGCTTATTTTTACCTTAAATTTTACCAATTCACTTATTTTTACCTTTAATTTTACCAAGTCGCCTATTTTCTCTGATGCTTTTCACCTCAGCAATCTTATCAAGAGCTTTCCGTAACAACCTGTGAATATACAATTTAAATTATCATAAGAGCAAGATCAAACTTATAAGATAACTAACTAATAATGTTATCTAAATTAGAACTGTCAAAATCAGGcttcacaaacaaacaacaagtTATTACCAAAAACAAGCGGATTTACTCACTCAGCTTCAAGTTCAGCGTCTTGCATGGCTGTTTTATACAATCCCTTTAATTTATTCTTGTAGTATGGTGTCACTGTaaattgataaatcaataataaattAACATTTCCTATAACATTCAAATTCAGATGTAATTAAGAGCCTCTAAAATCTTTAAGTGACTGAAGAGATATTTGGTGCTGGTGGTCGACACCTTATgacgaatatatatatattgatgatatttattttatcagaaCTGAATTAAAGAATATTCATCCTCATCACAGCCTCCTTTGAAcctttaatttttcattcacccctgaaattttacAATGGACTGGTCTCGTCTTTGAttcagaagagtctaaatgtgtcttcaggggtggaTGGGTTAAGCTAGCTATAGTTTTCCATTTAATACCTTTTTGTTCCTGTTGCATCCGTTCGTGTGTTTTAGAGATATTAGTAAGGTTATGCTCTCCTCTTGCTCGTTCATCCTacagaaacagaaaataaatcaatatacattgtacctactgataAAATGACATTAATAATTCATTACTCTAGATAGATGAGAAATCAATTTTGAAGATTAAGAAAGCAGAAATAATATACCTCTATTTTTAATTGTCTTAAACAGAAGGTGAATTAATATTCAATAcggggttttgagatcccaaaacgacgtgtgttaagtacaatttaccattgataagccccaccttccggtgattaccGTATGATGTCACAAAACTCACGTCAAACGATGCCATAATCACTgaatggtgggactaatcgacagtaaattgtactttactcgCGTTGTTTTGGaatctcgaaacccccgtattacATTACCTATCGATGTTGACCTTGAAATGTTTGTACACTTTAATAATTTTTACCTATGTTAACTGTTCTAAATGAATTAGTTAATAACAAATTTAAATCTCCTTGTGTTAACCTGTACTTGTAGAATGATTTGATAAAGTTCCCTGTATTTATGTATACGATGAATAtgattaatttaataaaaaaaagaaagattcttgtatttacctgtacttgATGAATAAGATGATAAAGCTCCTTGAGCAAGTCCTTGATGCGAACCTCTGCTGCTGCAGTACTGCTCGTAGAGTTTGTGTCTGAAGATGGACTATGACTACTGCCCGCCACGTTACTTCCTCCACCGCTTGACTTTGTGCGGCccatttctgttttgttttttcagATCTCTTTTTTGTTACATAGAAGTAGCAGATCAAGGGCTGCTAGAAATTGTGTATTACCATCTAGCTACAgtacaaataataaaaagtcttaaaacattttcaaacataTAAACTGGTAGGACAGCCAATTCTTACTGTAATAATTATTTACCTCAAAATTCCATATCCACGTTTTTAACAAAGTtaatatctttttcacaatgATTTAAATGCTTTGAGTACTGTACTGATTATGATATGGTGTCAGGGCGAAGAATCAGCTGATTGACTTAGCCTAACAGTAGGTGATTTGTCTGTTTCTCTTTACTCCCATAATCAGAAATCAAATACGCCTAAACTgtatgaaacaaacaaaaatgaaatatgaaggAAACAGActacaataattataaatatacctTGCTGCTATCTGACGACTCCTTACCAGAATTTCGCACAAGATTTATAAACAAAGCTTTTGCCGGAAATGGTTTAGGAAATCAGACGTTCGGTACTTCTCTTTATATAGCTGGTACGAAAGCAAAAACCTAGAGGATATTCTGAACGAAGGTCTGTTTTCTTACAAGCTCAGTGATTGGTTAAAATTTGCCATCGAAGCCTAAAACGCTTTGTCATTGGTCGATTGACCGGTTCAGTTTCCAACATGGAGGAAATGATGCTTCTTTTTTGTGGAACAACATTCTATTCTTCTTCCTTTTTCATTACAAAGCATACTTTGGTAGGATTATTTAAGAAGAAACTTACGGAGGCAGATATCGTTACAATAAGTGAAAAGTAGGTCATTTATAAGTGTCTGCATAGTTACAACACAAacgttttcatttatttcagaCCGGTTTTTAATGAACAACAACTGACAGTGACCACTGAtgtgtaatatttcatattgatctcTACTCTGGCTtcttgttatttcattgttattAATTACAAACCCATGTGGTCAGATCAGATTATTATATAAGTCTAAATCGGTCAGATGACCGTGGTCaaccacaggcgtctgcttctggtttgacataatacatgtagtaggggtatgacattgtattttttccaaaccagatgcagacgcctgtgggTCAACCtatcaaatatacaaaatatacaaaatactatAAATAGTGATGACATTGGCATTGTTAGCATCAACCCGGAAACACAGCCACATAATGCAAACACTTCCATTTTTGGGATATGAGCAGTTCCAGGGAAACCAAGGACTTTAGGACATAAGAAATGATACAAACCGTAGAATAAAATACGTGTAATATCATCTGTATGTATATGTAGAATGTGCTGTACATTTGTAGGTAGaactacattttatatgtatttcgtTATTAGATCTGAAGGGTTCACAATGATCTGTAGTCatccaacttcgctagccaagggtattagtctGATTCTGTTTCTAGAGGATCATACTTCATACCCTTGCCTAGCGAAGTTGATagccatcatgcttcgtccCGTCTGCCATGCatgatttttttcacattttaactTCATCTGAAGTTTTGCCACTCAGATTAATAAATGTCTATAAATTGTACGAAATACCTGATATTAGCCCAgacaaattgttgttattttagtGTCGATCAAAAATCCAAGAAGGACAGCCtaagaaatattattattttttgaccCTCCCAAAAGGCATTGTCCAGCTGTTtgtccaaaatccaagatgggcgcCATTTAAATCATGATCATGACACCATGATTATATTGAAAAACTTAATTCAACTTAATTAGATTTCCTACTGGTGCTAAGGTTATGTTGTCAGATGACGTTCAGGCcatttgggcctcttgtatttgtCAGAATGACCTATGTATGTCtataaattaaagatgctccaccgccgacagagcataaacgatattcatcaatataacaataattggtgttaaatcgtcatggcataatttattttgcttttggtccGCACGCAATCAATAATTTATTCTCTATAGGACATATGGTGCCAcaatttttttcaggatgcaattgattattttcaatttttttgtcttgaaataaaataagaagctcaaacttttcattagtggtaatggtgtaaagtaagtaacttttgtaactgaagaaaaatactaaatcgtctgctcctggttTTGATAACGAAAACATGCCATTTGTCaccggtggaacatctttaaagccaaagaaaatgagaaaataaaagaaaataatgtcaTTGAGATATTTATTCTCTTAACTCCATGTGAATTTTTACCTTGTAGAATTGTGAATGGAATCCATGGTGTGGTGTCTGTTTACATTGGTGCTACTATTTGTTCCCAGTGCCATGATGACATATTATATAGCAGGTATGAATATACACTATATCTAAACAAAATAAGTTTTGAAGGGCctcagtggctgagtggttcagatatctaaacatatatgatcacaagccctccacctctgggtcgtgagttcgaatcccatgtggggcagttgccaggtaccgacctctggtcgatggtttttctccatgtactccggctttccttcaccaacaaatctggcatgtccttacatgatcctggctgtttataggacattTAAGACTAAGTAAACCCTGGAAACCCAAACCCAAACCAATTTAGTTGGaccacacatatatatttaatcatCTTAATTTATTATTCaacaattttaaatattaaaatatgctGTATGAAAcacatatattttgatttataactTTAATGCATGTTTTCTTATATATTGCAGCTCTATATTTTTCTGAACAAGATCTCTACATATAACAGATGTATATAGATAGCACTCAAAATTTGgcacaaaataaaaaagtatctGTTCTTTACCAACATGTAATAAATGTGATACCACTACTTAATAGCCACAATGTAACACTAGCAATGAAGAGAAGACAGTGTATTAGTATTGACTGGTCATGACTTTGATACTAAAACAAAAGTACTATGAGAAAAATTAGATGTCAACTTAACAAaatctttcttttctttttatttttcggtTGTCACTTGATTAATCAGATCTTATTTTCAATTTCCAGCACCTGGTTGACGAATGCATTTTCCTGGTTTGCAGTTCCGTACTTCTTTTATGACCTTGTGGTGATGTACCAAGGTCATCTGCTGACTTTTCCCGATTTACATGATCAGGACTTTTCATCTAGAATTCAACACTTTGTCCTCCGTAACAAGTCACTCACTGTACACCATACAGTACTACCTATGATATTCTTCCCAGTCATTGTGGTAAGTCATTCCCCTGAAAATcaataatgaactattccaacCTGTTAATCAGAAGAGTTCAAACATGTCTTcggggatgaatgagttaaatgtATTGCATGAGGAAAACATTTCAAATGCACAAATGTGACAACTGACAAGcgtataatatacatgtatttaaagatgctccaccgccgacagaccaaaaatgatattcatcatttgaacgataattggtgtttgatcgtgtatataatagtctaattaacacataaataatagaaaataatttgttttgcatttggtacatgcgcattcagtagttcatttcatataggatttAGTGGTACGGatatttttcgggatgcaattagttatttttcatatttttaacttgaagtaaaattagaagctcagacttttcattggtggttatggtgtaaagtaacttttgtaactgaggaaaaatactaaatcatctgctcctgtttttaatagtgaaaaaaataccatttgtcagcggtggagcatctttaagcattaCATTGTCTTTTTGCGGGATTTATGGTCATAAAATTCAACcaggattgcagacaaattTAATAACGTGCTTTAGCGCATTATGATTaatttgtctgcaatcctgggagaattatataggaccataaatcccCAAAGAAGGCAATTTAATGCCTATATTTTGTCTTCTGATATTTTTAAGCCCACCTGTAATGTACACTGTTATTGCTATTGCCAAATCAAAGTCCCCGCTGCCCCCGTCAGTGGAGCCTCTTTTTTTGACATCATATGTACTTCTGACGTCATGAGAACTCCCGACGTCATTAGCGGTGAAAAAATAAGTCcatggaaataaacataaaattatcGGTACACTTCCAACATTTTAATCAATGTGTTCCGTCTTTTggatattcaacatttaaaaacataactacaaaaattgttcaaataacagaaaaaattgttatttctaTTCCGGCAGCATGGAAGTACGCACAAAAAATGTGCATTCTGTCATTACATCATGATGTCATTCAGAACGATGTCACAATTCATGTTAAACATATCATTACACCCACGGGAGTTATAGGAGAATTATGATTTCAGAATTgacacaaatataaatatattattagattgaaaatatttttttttggtttaaTACAGTTTTTCTGTTGTAAAACTAGGtcatctgggttttttttctttgtatagACATAAATTATCTTTGGGAAAAAGTGCCATTAAAATCcacttacaatgtataaagaTACATACATAGTCATGAATCATGAATGATTTATCtataaattcatattaatttgCTTATAACAGCAATGGTAAGTACTTTtcttaatatataaatatttaagttgtaTGTTTTAATATGTACAATCAATGAATTCCAGTACTTTTGATAAAGTAAAAttgattgtatttttattttttatacagtTTCTTCGTAGAGGTATTGGTGATTTTTTCATCGGAACTTTCTTTCAAGTAGAAATTTCCCTTCCCTTTATAGCAGCACGCAGTGTCCTGGTTCAGGTTAGTAAATTAGAATATCTTACATTTCTTTGAATTCTGTGTTTTAAAACGTCTTCTAGAAAtcaatgaaatttgattttcagGCACTATATGAAATCAATGCCCCCTTTTCCCCTCCtcccaaaaataatatttgtttgataataaCATAAATGAATGTATAAATAGATATACGAAATTAAATATGAATGTGAAATtttcaataatacataattttattatcttatataataCAGCTAATATTGCATATTCATCATTTCCAAAGATGATCaccttttgttttaaattaagattaaaataCGATGCCCAGATATCATAGTTACTAGCTggatttatttaatgttttattctaatacatgtacttttaaattaatattgatgtaatattaaatatttcagctacatattttgtagaattttttaattttcaaattttgatgagtTCCAGTACAAAGAAATATTGGAAGGTTCTCAAAATTTTAGTAAGTCCCACAAGAAAATCATTAGACCAGGACTCGTTTGGGCGTTATTCCCGTAAACCACTGTATCTGtgttttattataatacatgtacttttaaattaatattgatgtaatattaaatatttcagctacatattttgtagaattttttaattttcaaattttgatgagtTCCAGTACAAAGAAATATTGGAAGGTTCTCAAAATTTTAGTGAGTCCCACAAGAAAATCATTAGACCAGGACTCGTTTGGGCGTTATTCCCGTAAACCACTGTATCTGtgttttattataatacatgtacttttaaattaatattgatgcAATATTACATATTTCAGCTACATATTATGtagaattttttaattttcaaattttgatgagttaaaaagaaatattagtaGGTTCTCAAAATTTTAGTGATTCCCACAAGAAAATCGTGAGACCAGGATTTGTCTAGGCGATATTTCTATAAACCactgtatctatatatatttagagacaaaaaaacaaaaccaattttggaactttgaaaattttgtatgTTGTAGCTGAAGATGAAACACACTATTCTATATGTGGTCGTGGGTATTGCTATGGTCATAACGTTCTTCGTGAGTCGGATCCTCATTTTCCCGTACCTATATTGGCAGTATGCAATA
The Argopecten irradians isolate NY chromosome 9, Ai_NY, whole genome shotgun sequence DNA segment above includes these coding regions:
- the LOC138331307 gene encoding SAGA-associated factor 29-like; translated protein: MGRTKSSGGGSNVAGSSHSPSSDTNSTSSTAAAEVRIKDLLKELYHLIHQVQDERARGEHNLTNISKTHERMQQEQKVTPYYKNKLKGLYKTAMQDAELEAELLRKALDKIAEVKSIRENRRLGKIKDSDRPKPIMRRGVLMTMLQQNAQTLPLWVSKPGEKPPPLCGAITADNNYVAKPGDKVAARVRSDDEENWILAEVVTFNSSTNKYDVDDIDADEGKERHTLSKRRIVPLPIWKANPETDPEALFTKNMLVLALYPQTTCFYRALIHEPPKKPQDDYSVLFEDTSYQDGYSPPLMVAQRYVIACKEDKKK
- the LOC138331309 gene encoding TLC domain-containing protein 3A-like, encoding MEEMMLLFCGTTFYSSSFFITKHTLVGLFKKKLTEADIVTISEKIVNGIHGVVSVYIGATICSQCHDDILYSSTWLTNAFSWFAVPYFFYDLVVMYQGHLLTFPDLHDQDFSSRIQHFVLRNKSLTVHHTVLPMIFFPVIVFLRRGIGDFFIGTFFQVEISLPFIAARSVLVQLKMKHTILYVVVGIAMVITFFVSRILIFPYLYWQYAIYKDISTWRVPFLIPLKCSAGCALILCLQVYWMSMMIKGAVKLVRKLSDRRRSSGENNYKTFATEKIN